Proteins from a single region of Sinorhizobium alkalisoli:
- the putA gene encoding trifunctional transcriptional regulator/proline dehydrogenase/L-glutamate gamma-semialdehyde dehydrogenase: MSQTHLQTSAPADESAPAPFADFAPPIRPQSTLRRAITAAYRRPEPECLPPLVEAATLPPETRAAAAKTARKLVEALRAKHSGSGVEGLVQEYSLSSQEGVALMCLAEALLRIPDTATRDALIRDKISDGDWKAHLGGGRSLFVNAATWGLVVTGKLTSTVNDRSLSAALTRLIARCGEPVIRRGVDMAMRMMGEQFVTGETIKEALQRSKELERKGFTYSYDMLGEAATTAADAERYYKDYEAAIHAIGKASAGRGIYEGPGISIKLSALHPRYARAQAARVMSELLPRVKALAALAKQYDIGFNIDAEEADRLELSLDLLEELCMDADLAGWNGMGFVVQAYGKRCPFVLDYIIDLARRSGRRMMVRLVKGAYWDAEIKRAQIDGLEDFPVFTRKIHTDVSYVACARKLLQATDVIFPQFATHNAQTLATIHHMAGTDFRVGTYEFQCLHGMGEPLYEEVVGPDKLNRPCRIYAPVGTHETLLAYLVRRLLENGANSSFVHRIADPKVSISELIADPVELVRAMPVVGAKHDKIALPARLFGESRTNSAGLDLSNEATLASLTEMLKASAAVNWAAAPQLATGAASGETRAISNPGDHRDVVGSVTETSDADARRAAQLASEAAPGWAAVSPTERAACLDRAADLMQARMPTLLGLIMREAGKSLPNAIAEVREAIDFLRYYAEQTRRTLGPAHAPLGPIVCISPWNFPLAIFTGQIAAALVTGNPVLAKPAEETPLIAAEGVRILHEAGVLAGALQLLTGDGRVGAALVGAPEIAGVMFTGSTEVARLIQAQLAERLSPAGRPIPLIAETGGQNAMIVDSSALAEQVVGDVIASAFDSAGQRCSALRVLCLQEDVADRILTMLKGALHELEIGRTDRLSVDVGPVITAEAKAGIEKHIDGMRRLGRKVEQIGLAAETGHGTFVPPTIIELEKMSDLKREVFGPVLHVIRYRREDIDRLIDDINATGYGLTFGLHTRLDETIAHVTDRIKAGNFYVNRNIIGAVVGVQPFGGRGLSGTGPKAGGPLYLGRLVTSPPVPPQHSSVHTDPVLRDFAKWLDGKGAAAEAEAARNAGSNSALGLDVELPGPVGERNLYALHPRGRILTVPATESGLYHQLAAALATGNSVVVDASSGLQSSLAGLPHSVAARVSWSNDWAADGPFAGALVEGDGERIRAVNKALAALPGPLLLVQAASSEVVTRNPDAYCLNWLVEEVSTSINTAAAGGNASLMAIG, translated from the coding sequence ATGAGCCAAACGCATCTTCAGACATCAGCCCCGGCGGACGAATCCGCCCCCGCTCCCTTTGCCGACTTCGCGCCGCCGATCCGGCCGCAGAGCACGCTTCGCCGGGCGATCACCGCCGCCTATCGCCGGCCGGAGCCGGAATGCCTGCCGCCACTCGTCGAGGCGGCCACATTGCCGCCGGAGACGCGGGCAGCCGCCGCGAAAACAGCCCGAAAGCTGGTCGAGGCGCTGCGGGCCAAGCATTCGGGCTCGGGCGTCGAAGGCCTGGTGCAGGAATATTCGCTTTCAAGCCAGGAGGGCGTCGCGCTGATGTGCCTGGCGGAGGCGCTATTGCGCATTCCCGACACGGCGACGCGCGATGCGCTGATCCGCGACAAGATTTCCGACGGCGACTGGAAAGCGCATCTCGGCGGCGGCCGCTCGCTGTTCGTCAACGCCGCCACCTGGGGTCTTGTCGTCACCGGCAAGCTGACCTCGACCGTCAACGACCGCAGCCTTTCAGCGGCGCTGACGCGGCTCATCGCCCGATGCGGCGAACCGGTGATCCGTCGCGGCGTCGACATGGCAATGCGGATGATGGGCGAACAGTTCGTCACCGGCGAGACGATCAAGGAAGCACTGCAGCGCTCGAAGGAACTTGAGAGGAAGGGCTTCACCTATTCCTATGACATGCTCGGCGAAGCCGCGACCACGGCCGCCGATGCGGAGCGCTATTACAAGGACTACGAGGCCGCCATCCATGCGATCGGCAAGGCGTCCGCCGGCCGCGGCATCTATGAGGGCCCCGGCATTTCGATCAAGCTCTCCGCGCTGCACCCGCGTTACGCGCGAGCGCAGGCGGCGCGTGTGATGAGCGAGCTGCTGCCGCGGGTGAAGGCGCTCGCCGCGCTCGCCAAACAATATGACATCGGCTTCAACATCGATGCCGAGGAAGCGGATCGGCTCGAACTGTCGCTCGACCTCCTCGAAGAGCTCTGCATGGACGCCGATCTTGCCGGTTGGAACGGCATGGGCTTCGTCGTGCAGGCCTATGGCAAACGCTGCCCCTTCGTGCTCGACTACATCATCGATCTTGCGCGGCGCTCCGGCCGGCGCATGATGGTGAGACTCGTCAAGGGTGCCTACTGGGATGCCGAGATCAAGCGGGCGCAGATCGACGGTCTTGAGGATTTCCCGGTCTTCACGCGTAAGATCCACACCGACGTTTCCTATGTCGCCTGCGCCCGCAAGCTGCTTCAGGCCACCGACGTGATCTTCCCGCAATTTGCAACCCACAATGCCCAGACGCTTGCCACGATCCACCACATGGCGGGCACGGACTTTCGCGTCGGCACTTACGAGTTCCAGTGCCTGCACGGCATGGGCGAGCCGCTTTACGAGGAGGTCGTCGGTCCGGACAAGCTCAACAGGCCCTGCCGTATCTACGCGCCCGTCGGCACGCATGAGACGCTGCTTGCCTATCTCGTGCGTCGCCTGCTCGAAAACGGCGCCAATTCCTCCTTCGTCCACCGCATCGCCGATCCGAAGGTCTCCATCAGCGAGCTCATCGCCGATCCGGTGGAGCTCGTCCGTGCCATGCCGGTCGTCGGCGCCAAACACGACAAGATCGCGCTGCCCGCCCGGCTCTTCGGCGAGTCGCGCACGAATTCCGCCGGGCTCGACCTCTCCAACGAGGCGACGCTCGCGTCGCTGACGGAGATGTTGAAGGCAAGCGCCGCCGTCAATTGGGCCGCCGCGCCGCAGCTTGCCACAGGCGCGGCTTCGGGCGAGACCCGGGCTATCTCCAATCCCGGCGACCATCGCGACGTGGTCGGCTCGGTGACCGAGACGTCGGACGCGGATGCACGGCGGGCGGCCCAGCTTGCCTCGGAAGCGGCGCCAGGCTGGGCGGCGGTCTCTCCGACGGAACGGGCGGCCTGCCTAGACCGGGCCGCCGATCTCATGCAGGCGCGGATGCCGACGCTTCTGGGCCTCATCATGCGCGAGGCCGGCAAATCGCTGCCCAACGCCATTGCCGAGGTGCGCGAGGCGATCGATTTCCTGCGCTATTATGCCGAACAGACGCGCCGCACGCTTGGCCCTGCCCACGCACCGCTCGGGCCCATCGTCTGCATCAGCCCCTGGAACTTCCCGCTGGCGATCTTCACAGGCCAGATTGCCGCCGCTCTCGTGACGGGGAACCCGGTACTCGCCAAGCCGGCGGAAGAGACGCCGCTGATCGCCGCCGAGGGCGTCCGCATCCTGCATGAGGCCGGCGTCCTGGCGGGCGCGCTGCAGCTTCTCACCGGCGACGGCCGTGTCGGCGCGGCGCTCGTCGGCGCACCGGAGATCGCCGGCGTGATGTTCACCGGCTCGACCGAGGTTGCGCGGCTGATCCAGGCGCAACTCGCCGAAAGGCTCTCGCCGGCCGGCCGGCCGATCCCGCTGATCGCCGAGACCGGCGGCCAGAATGCGATGATCGTGGACTCCTCCGCCCTTGCCGAGCAGGTCGTCGGCGACGTGATCGCATCGGCCTTCGACAGCGCCGGCCAGCGTTGCTCGGCGCTGCGCGTGCTCTGCCTACAGGAGGACGTCGCCGACCGCATTCTGACCATGCTGAAAGGGGCGCTGCACGAGTTGGAGATCGGCCGCACCGACCGGCTTTCCGTGGATGTCGGTCCGGTAATCACCGCGGAGGCCAAGGCGGGCATCGAAAAGCATATCGACGGGATGCGCCGGCTCGGCCGCAAGGTGGAGCAGATCGGTCTTGCCGCGGAGACCGGCCACGGCACCTTCGTGCCGCCGACCATCATCGAGCTCGAGAAGATGTCCGACCTCAAACGCGAGGTCTTCGGACCCGTGCTGCACGTCATCCGCTATCGCCGCGAGGATATCGACCGGCTGATCGACGATATCAACGCCACCGGCTACGGCCTCACCTTCGGTCTGCATACGCGCCTGGACGAAACCATCGCCCATGTCACCGACCGCATCAAGGCGGGCAACTTCTATGTCAACCGCAACATCATCGGCGCGGTCGTGGGCGTGCAGCCCTTCGGCGGCCGCGGCCTTTCCGGCACGGGGCCAAAGGCCGGCGGCCCGCTCTATCTCGGGCGGCTGGTGACGAGCCCGCCGGTGCCGCCGCAGCACAGCTCCGTGCATACGGATCCGGTTCTGCGCGATTTCGCCAAATGGCTCGACGGCAAGGGCGCGGCGGCGGAGGCCGAAGCCGCACGCAATGCCGGCAGCAATTCGGCCTTGGGCCTCGACGTGGAACTGCCCGGTCCGGTCGGCGAGCGCAACCTCTATGCGCTCCATCCGCGCGGGCGTATCCTCACTGTTCCGGCGACCGAGAGCGGCCTTTACCATCAGCTCGCAGCGGCGCTTGCCACCGGCAACAGCGTCGTCGTCGACGCCAGCTCGGGCCTGCAATCCTCGCTCGCAGGCTTGCCGCACAGCGTCGCCGCCCGTGTCTCCTGGTCGAATGATTGGGCGGCCGACGGCCCCTTCGCCGGCGCGCTGGTCGAAGGGGATGGCGAACGCATCCGTGCGGTCAACAAGGCCCTCGCCGCCCTGCCCGGCCCATTGCTCCTCGTCCAGGCGGCGTCGAGCGAGGTAGTCACCCGCAATCCGGACGCCTATTGCCTGAACTGGCTGGTCGAGGAGGTTTCCACGTCGATCAATACGGCGGCCGCCGGCGGCAATGCGAGCCTGATGGCAATCGGGTGA
- a CDS encoding YkgJ family cysteine cluster protein has translation MTTAISAAQNFDCQSCGACCAYSADWPRFSLETEAELDRIPAQFVASDLGGMRCVNDRCTALAGTLGKSVGCAIYAVRPIVCRTCMPGDEECLMARERLFGSAA, from the coding sequence ATGACCACCGCCATTTCTGCCGCACAGAATTTCGACTGCCAGAGCTGCGGCGCATGCTGCGCCTATTCGGCCGATTGGCCGCGATTTTCGCTGGAGACGGAGGCGGAACTCGACCGCATTCCGGCGCAATTCGTCGCGTCCGATCTCGGCGGAATGCGCTGCGTCAACGATCGCTGCACGGCACTCGCCGGCACCCTTGGAAAGTCGGTCGGCTGCGCCATCTATGCCGTTCGGCCGATCGTCTGCCGGACATGCATGCCCGGCGACGAAGAATGCCTGATGGCGCGCGAGCGCCTGTTCGGGAGCGCCGCTTGA
- a CDS encoding FecR family protein: protein MRHRYFARRALLGGALLVGLAGGFPAAQAAVIGKAQRIRGNVRRRQGVEEERLAAGGAVLDRDYVATSINSFADLALSETRILLGPQTELLIDRFIAGKGGTLELGVGRMVFERPEGAPRIDLAVRTAFGMIGVRGTKFFCGPSRSAAFAVFVEYGAVTVRGGGAVRTVSAGEGVDFERPGAPASVPTRWGQARIREAYASVGSR from the coding sequence ATGCGGCACCGATATTTCGCAAGGCGCGCATTACTCGGCGGCGCACTCCTCGTCGGCCTCGCCGGCGGATTTCCGGCGGCGCAGGCAGCGGTGATCGGCAAGGCGCAGAGAATTCGCGGGAATGTTCGTCGTCGTCAAGGTGTAGAGGAGGAGCGGCTTGCCGCAGGCGGCGCCGTTCTCGACCGGGACTATGTCGCCACCAGCATCAACAGCTTTGCCGATCTTGCGCTCAGTGAGACGCGCATCCTGCTGGGGCCGCAGACGGAACTCCTGATCGACCGCTTCATCGCCGGCAAGGGCGGAACGCTGGAACTCGGGGTCGGCCGCATGGTCTTCGAGCGGCCGGAGGGGGCGCCGAGGATCGACCTGGCGGTGCGGACCGCCTTTGGCATGATCGGCGTGCGCGGCACAAAATTCTTCTGCGGCCCCAGCCGCTCGGCCGCCTTCGCCGTCTTCGTCGAGTACGGCGCTGTCACGGTCCGAGGCGGCGGCGCCGTGCGGACGGTCTCCGCTGGCGAGGGCGTGGATTTCGAGCGGCCCGGCGCGCCTGCGAGTGTGCCGACGCGCTGGGGGCAGGCGCGCATTCGCGAAGCCTATGCAAGCGTCGGGTCACGGTAG
- a CDS encoding CHASE2 domain-containing protein, whose protein sequence is MHHRSSPLAGGIIASLSAAVMLYLYAEAVFGTQRELFFDSLTQMVASPRSPGIVVIDIDREAYETSAGSWDRAATASLLMHLAATGAQTIAVDFVFSSDCDPAAPGNRALASAIGDAPVVLGFLAAEHVLERPRPVPPLALQRPLAVPGTWFIQGAETSCPAFMERSKAATAAFLVGDKDARVRRTQAFAILGNNAYPALGIEAGRLAAGSSTPVLGGEPAWLRLDHAVIPLDESGNLRFVASSQETIAARTLSAAEIMADRIEESRLAGKLVFIGSSVPSLGGLRPTASMPLEPSVQIHADVANAIMTGFVPYRGGGLPFYEALFSFAAGVLAAYGATKLRPLAALASAFIGIVAVTAGVGAIYAATGLLVDALSISAALSAVLVVTSALQLGRVRRAEALARQKFSQYLPQSVVARYIDEPDNGRVAGEERVVTALFTDIEGFSALSQKLAPRDLVALLDIYFAEVNALVSRHGGMVDKVVGDAVHALFNAPEDLKDHVDAAVACALAIHALTEEMRKRPQFAKQGFGRTRIGIETGPAVLGEVGAGGKLDYTAHGDAVNLAARLQEANKFLGTAICIGPAAAGECSIAMQSLGQHDIRGFGTMELFTVPTATRGGMQWSRGPLP, encoded by the coding sequence CTGCATCATCGCTCCAGCCCGCTTGCAGGCGGGATCATCGCGAGCCTCTCGGCGGCGGTCATGCTCTACCTCTATGCGGAGGCCGTGTTCGGTACCCAGCGCGAGCTCTTCTTCGACAGTCTCACCCAGATGGTCGCCTCGCCCCGTTCACCGGGGATCGTCGTCATCGATATCGATCGCGAGGCATATGAAACGAGCGCAGGCTCCTGGGACAGGGCCGCGACCGCCAGCCTTCTCATGCACCTTGCGGCAACCGGGGCGCAGACGATCGCCGTCGACTTCGTCTTCAGTTCCGACTGCGATCCGGCCGCGCCCGGCAATCGGGCGCTTGCTTCGGCGATCGGCGACGCGCCGGTTGTCCTGGGCTTCCTGGCTGCCGAGCACGTGCTGGAACGCCCGCGACCCGTTCCGCCACTCGCCCTGCAGCGGCCGCTCGCGGTTCCCGGGACCTGGTTCATTCAAGGCGCGGAAACCTCCTGTCCCGCATTCATGGAACGGTCGAAGGCGGCGACCGCCGCGTTTCTCGTCGGCGACAAGGACGCGCGTGTCCGGCGCACGCAGGCCTTCGCCATCCTCGGAAACAACGCCTATCCGGCTCTCGGCATCGAAGCGGGCCGGCTCGCCGCCGGAAGCAGCACACCGGTGCTCGGCGGAGAACCCGCATGGCTCCGGCTCGACCACGCCGTCATTCCCCTCGACGAGAGCGGCAATCTTCGCTTCGTCGCCAGTTCGCAGGAGACGATTGCCGCACGCACGCTGTCGGCGGCCGAGATCATGGCTGACCGGATCGAGGAAAGCCGGCTTGCCGGCAAGCTCGTGTTCATCGGCAGCAGCGTGCCGAGCCTCGGCGGGTTAAGACCGACCGCTTCCATGCCGCTCGAGCCATCGGTGCAAATCCATGCCGACGTCGCAAATGCGATCATGACGGGCTTTGTACCCTATCGCGGCGGCGGCCTGCCGTTTTACGAGGCGCTGTTCAGCTTCGCCGCCGGTGTTCTCGCCGCCTATGGCGCAACGAAGCTCCGCCCCTTGGCGGCGCTCGCATCCGCCTTCATCGGCATCGTTGCCGTCACCGCCGGCGTCGGCGCCATCTACGCGGCAACCGGCTTGCTCGTCGATGCACTCAGCATTTCGGCGGCCCTGTCGGCGGTCCTCGTCGTCACAAGCGCGCTGCAGCTTGGCCGCGTGCGCCGTGCAGAGGCGCTCGCCCGGCAGAAATTCTCGCAATATCTGCCGCAGTCCGTGGTGGCCCGCTATATCGATGAACCGGACAATGGCCGCGTCGCGGGCGAAGAACGCGTCGTGACCGCCCTCTTCACCGATATCGAGGGCTTCTCGGCGTTGTCGCAAAAGCTCGCCCCGCGCGACCTCGTGGCACTGCTCGACATCTATTTCGCCGAGGTGAATGCGCTCGTCTCCCGCCATGGCGGCATGGTCGACAAGGTGGTGGGCGATGCGGTGCACGCCCTATTCAATGCGCCGGAGGATCTGAAGGACCACGTCGACGCGGCAGTCGCCTGCGCGCTGGCCATTCACGCTCTGACGGAGGAGATGCGCAAGCGGCCGCAATTCGCAAAACAGGGGTTCGGCCGGACGCGCATCGGCATAGAGACGGGGCCGGCGGTGCTCGGGGAAGTCGGTGCTGGCGGAAAACTGGATTACACGGCCCATGGCGACGCCGTGAATCTCGCCGCCCGGCTTCAGGAGGCGAACAAGTTCCTCGGAACTGCAATCTGCATCGGCCCGGCCGCCGCCGGGGAATGCAGCATCGCAATGCAATCCCTCGGCCAGCACGACATCCGGGGCTTCGGCACCATGGAACTTTTCACGGTCCCTACGGCGACGCGCGGAGGCATGCAGTGGTCTCGCGGGCCGCTACCGTGA
- a CDS encoding Crp/Fnr family transcriptional regulator, giving the protein MAEVNRSPAFWRSFPIFEEFDRDTLCELADLASYRKWAAGTVIFQRGDEGNYMIVVVSGRIKISLFTPQGRELILRQHEAGALFGEMAVLDDQPRSADATAVTAAEGYVIGKKDFVGLITRRPKSAEAVIRFLCAQLRDTTERLETIALYDLNARVARFFLATLRQIHGNELPESANLRLALSQTDIASILGASRPKVNRAILWLEENGALSRSDGIVSCNIERLLNIADPEED; this is encoded by the coding sequence ATGGCCGAAGTTAACCGGAGTCCCGCTTTCTGGCGGTCCTTCCCGATATTCGAAGAGTTTGACAGGGACACGCTTTGCGAACTTGCCGATCTCGCCAGCTATCGGAAATGGGCCGCGGGCACCGTCATTTTCCAGCGTGGCGACGAGGGCAACTACATGATTGTCGTCGTTTCCGGACGGATCAAGATCTCGCTGTTCACGCCCCAGGGCCGCGAGCTCATACTACGCCAGCACGAGGCCGGTGCGCTCTTCGGCGAAATGGCCGTGCTCGACGACCAGCCACGCTCGGCGGATGCCACCGCGGTCACCGCCGCCGAAGGCTATGTGATCGGCAAGAAGGATTTCGTCGGCCTGATCACGCGAAGGCCCAAATCGGCCGAGGCCGTAATCCGCTTCCTCTGTGCACAATTGCGCGATACGACCGAGAGGCTGGAGACGATCGCGCTCTACGATCTCAACGCCCGCGTTGCGCGCTTCTTCCTGGCGACGCTGAGACAGATCCATGGCAATGAGCTGCCCGAAAGCGCCAATCTCCGCCTGGCACTCAGCCAGACCGATATTGCATCCATTCTCGGTGCGAGCCGGCCCAAGGTGAACCGGGCTATCTTGTGGCTCGAGGAGAACGGCGCCCTCAGCCGCTCGGACGGGATCGTCTCCTGCAATATCGAGCGCCTGCTGAACATAGCCGATCCGGAGGAGGACTAG